A section of the Brachyhypopomus gauderio isolate BG-103 chromosome 13, BGAUD_0.2, whole genome shotgun sequence genome encodes:
- the fam234a gene encoding protein FAM234A has product MSGPEENAREEEPLKSGPEEEGVSTEHADGLGVSKLSGWRTAAFLLSLFLCLIIVFAFSFILPCPVRPQYQRTWSRVLPAAATYDFLAVADANRDKVQDVFFIYKSAEGTMNQTCNSKGLPAPCLFLLAVDGTDGVTLWEQAVADEFVWAVCGMGGVGTKEKKCLVAHADNLTAINIQTGVIVWQKPRSPVTNGRPPVILLPDLDGDGTNDIAVLSYNPRTLVPTELVFFSGKSGDVIGSKVDVDAGGVRYHLQLTLPSEAHYLLLHTDGGVYAMGVWRLADKAKSGLGSRLKKENSWEKKATDSGLIPIYESEVVLNVSMVRGGSGSSSPSLLLQTASTVMLLNTNTLRISWTKNTSQLINSPSFGHFNKDGVSDIVLEEYVDNTTKRVVILDGQTGGELWAGTLFSRTPSPRPASVLTIYSFSVFMLWGKTHTSNDTSGISEEWATYLLHPLHSSVLLERKNPAQNIISFKIALLERGRHACYFILTGADGLRTDGAGLVGAGSVVLTKRKIKDDVSESVVLGVERSEGQAVSTDVEKYVREAFNRLRFNEEVI; this is encoded by the exons ATGTCTGGTCCAGAGGAAAATGCGAGGGAAGAGGAGCCTCTAAAAAGTGGGCCGGAAGAGGAGGGTGTGTCTACTGAGCATGCGGATGGACTGGGTGTGTCCAAGCTGTCGGGCTGGCGCACGGCTGCCTTTCTCCTCTCGCTCTTCCTCTGCCTCATCATAGTGTTTGCCTTCTCCTTCATCCTGCCCTGCCCAGTCCGCCCTCAGTACCAACGCACCTGGAGCCGTGTTTTACCTGCCGCAG cCACATATGATTTCCTGGCTGTGGCGGATGCTAACAGAGACAAGGTGCAAGATGTTTTCTTCATCTATAAAAGTGCAGAGGGCACCATGAACCAAACCTGTAATAGTAAAG GTCTGCCCGCCCCCTGCCTGTTTCTATTGGCTGTTGACGGCACTGATGGGGTGACACTTTGGGAACAAGCAGTAGCCGATGAATTTGTTTGGGCGGTGTGTggaatgggcggggttggaacaaaagaaaaaaagtgtCTGGTGGCTCACGCGGACAATCTCACAGCCATTAACATACAAACGG GTGTTATCGTATGGCAGAAACCACGTTCTCCTGTTACTAATGGACGCCCCCCCGTGATCCTCTTGCCAGATCTTGATGGCGATGGAACCAATGATATCGCAGTGCTGTCATACAATCCTCGCACACTTGTACCA ACCGAGCTGGTGTTCTTCTCGGGCAAATCGGGTGACGTGATTGGCTCAAAGGTGGATGTGGATGCAGGGGGAGTGAGGTATCACCTGCAGTTGACCCTGCCCAGCGAGGCCCACTACCTGCTGCTGCACACAG ATGGAGGTGTGTATGCCATGGGGGTGTGGCGGCTGGCAGACAAGGCAAAGTCCGGCCTGGGCTCCAGACTGAAGAAGGAGAACAGCTGGGAGAAAAAGGCCACCGACTCAGGACTCATCCCAATCTATGA gTCAGAGGTTGTGCTGAATGTCTCGATGGTGAGGGGAGGCTCTGgaagctcctccccctctctgttgCTCCAGACTGCATCCACTGTTATGCtgttaaacacaaacacactccgcATCAGCTGGACCAAGAACACCAGCCAACTGATCAA TTCTCCCTCCTTTGGTCACTTCAATAAAGATGGCGTCTCTGACATAGTGCTTGAGGAATATGTGGATAACACAACCAAGAGA GTGGTGATTCTGGACGGGCAGACGGGTGGGGAGCTCTGGGCGGGGACTCTGTTCTCCAGGACCCCTAGTCCAAGACCTGCCTCTGTTCTCACTATCTACTCCTTCTCTGTCTTCATGTTGTGGGGAAAGACACATACAAGCAATGACACA agtGGCATCTCTGAGGAGTGGGCCACGTACCTCCTGCACCCCCTCCATTCTAGTGTCCTCCTGGAGAGAAAGAATCCTGCACAGAACATTATCTCCTTTAAAA ttgctCTGCTGGAACGAGGTCGCCATGCCTGTTACTTCATCCTGACCGGAGCCGATGGATTACGGACGGATGGGGCGGGGCTTGTTGGGGCAGGGTCAGTGGTGCTGACCAAGCGGAAGATCAAGGACGACGTGTCTGAGAGTGTTGTGCTGGGAGTGGAACGGTCTGAGGGCCAGGCCGTATCTACAGACGTGGAGAAATACGTCAGAGAGGCCTTTAATAGGCTGAGGTTTAATGAGGAAGTTATTTAG
- the cox6b1 gene encoding cytochrome c oxidase subunit 6B1, producing the protein MAEDIQDKLQKYRTAPFDARFPNQNQTKNCWQNYLDYHRCQKALEAKGVDVTPCDWYKRVFNSLCPVSWIENWDTQRAEGTFPGKI; encoded by the exons ATGGCCGAGGACATTCAAGACAAGCTGCAGAAGTACCGCACAGCACCTTTCGACGCCCGCTTCCCGAACCAGAACCAAACCAAGAACTGCTGGCAGAATTACTTAG ATTATCACAGATGCCAGAAGGCTCTGGAGGCCAAAGGAGTGGATGTGACTCCCTGTGACTGGTACAAGAGGGTATTCAATTCACTCTGCCCCGTATCCTGG ATCGAGAACTGGGACACACAGCGAGCGGAGGGGACGTTCCCGGGGAAGATCTGA